TTAGGTTGGGTGCATTGCTACACCCAGCCTAGGTTTATTTCATTGCCGTTGGCTCATTTTTGATGTCAGTACCCAATCTCTGCAAGTATGCAATCAAAGCAACAATCTCTTTGTTTTTATCAACTTTGATGTTTCCGTCGGCAAGCCCTTTCGAAATTCCTTCAGCTTGCACATCCATATCTGCGATTGCAGTATCTTCATAACCTTCTTCATAAGGTACACCCAATGTCCTCATCACACTTATTTTCTTAGGCATATCAACTGTATTGAAGTCATCTTCGAATAACCATGGATATGAAGGCATAATTGAACCAGGAGACATAGACGTTGGATCCATCATGTGATTGTAGTGCCATGAATCTGGATATTTTCCGCCAATTCTATGCAAGTCTGGTCCAGTACGACGAGAACCCCATAGGAACGGATGGTCGTATACAAATTCCCCTGATTTAGAGTATTCACCATATCTTTCAGTCTCTGATCTGAACGGACGAATCATTTGAGAGTGACAGTTATTACAACCTTCTCTGATATAAATGTCTCTTCCCTGAAGTTCAAGAGGTGAATATGGTTTTACACTTGCAATTGTTGGAATGTTTGATTTAACCAACCAGGTTGGTAAAAATTCAACGGCACCACCTATAAATACTGCAATGAACGCTAATACTGTAAAAAGAATAGGTTTACGCTCAAGCATTGAGTGGAAAGTACCTCCTATATTAACATTTTTGGCAAGGGCAGGAGCCTCATCATATTCATAAGCCATAAACTCTCCGGAAGCGGCAGTTTTGATTAAGTTATAAATCATAATAAGTGTTCCAACCAGATACAAAGTGCCACCAAATGCTCTCGACATATACATTGGTATAATCTGAGTAACTGTTTCCAGGAAGTTAGGATATGCAAGGAATCCATCTGGAGTAAATTCTTTCCACATTAAGCTTTGAGTAAATCCACCCCAATAAAGTGGTAAGGCATAGAAAATAATACCCAAAGTTCCCAACCAGAAATGTATATTGGCCAATTTCACTGAGAATAAAGAGGTTTTCCACATTTTTGGTACTAAATAATAGAACATACCAAAAGTAATAAAACCGTTCCAGCCAAGACCACCAATGTGCACGTGAGCAATTGTCCAGTCTGTGTAGTGAGAGATGGCATTAACATTTTTCAATGACAACATTGGTCCTTCAAACGTTGACATACCATAAGCGGTAACCGCAACAACGAAGAATTTTAAAACTGGATTTTCACGTACCCTGTCCCAGGCACCTCTTAACGTCAAAAGACCATTTAGCATACCTCCCCAGCTTGGTGCAATAAGCATCACTGAGAAAACAGTACCTAGACTTTGAGCCCAGTCAGGAAGTGAAGTGTATAATAAGTGGTGAGGACCGGCCCAGATATAAAGAAATATCAGCGACCAGAAATGGACAATTGAAAGTTTGTAGGAGAAAACGGGACGGTTTGCTGCTTTAGGCAGATAGTAATACATCAAACCTAAAATAGGAGTTGTAAGGAAGAATGCCACTGCATTGTGTCCATACCACCATTGTACAAGAGCGTCTTGCACTCCGGCATATACCGAATAACTTTTGAATAAAGTAACCGGTAACTCCAGTGAATTGAAGATGTGTAGCAATGCGATGGTCACAATTGTTGAAATGTAAAACCAAATTGCCACATACAAGTGCCTTTCGCGTCTTTTTAATAAGGCACCGATAAAATTGATTGCAAAAACCACCCAAACCAATGTGATAGCAATATCAATTGGCCATTCCAATTCGGCATACTCTTTTGATGTAGTAATACCTAATGGTAGTGTAATTGCTGCAGAAAGAATTACAATCTGCCATCCCCAGAAATGAATCCAGCTCAAAATTGGGCTGAGCATCGGGGTTTTTAAAAGCCTTTGGGTTGAGTAATAAACGCCGGCAAACATACCATTACCAACAAAGGCAAAAATAATGGCATTGGTGTGAAGTGGCCTGATTCTACCAAAGGTAGTAAATGGCAACTCCATATTGGCGGCAGGCCAAAACAGCTGCAACGCAGCAGTAAGACCGACAAGCATACCAACTACTCCAAAAATAACAGTAACGATGATAAAGGCTTTAACTATCTGATTGTCATAGTAAAATCCCTCCAGCGGTCCCGAAGATTCCGAGTGGTCAGAGCTCATTAGTGGTTTGGTTAATAAACGCATAGCATTCAAAATGTTTAGTAAACTTTTTAACGATTCAAAACTAAAAGTACAAATACCTGAAAAACATGACAATCGCACAAGGATTTTATGATATAAATCATTTTTTTAAAATCCTTAATTAATACAACAAAATGTTTTAACGTTGTTATTAATAATATAGCAGAAATTGTTAATTTTCACACATATAGCTAAAAAAAACATAAATAAAAAATTTTCAATTCTTTATTTATTACAATTTTTTTATCTATTAAATATTAGTAAAAATATTAATTGGTTTTGTCTTTTAAAATTACTCAAATTTCTGAAAATCCAAATGCTTTTTTTGTGATATTTGTGACAAAAAAATAGTATTGAATAGTATTAACAGCACTTCTGAATATTTCCGTTTTTTGGATGAAAGTTTTCTTGAATATTTCGGACAATCTCCTGATTTGAAAATTCAGGCCCCCGGTCGAATCAATATCATTGGAGAGCATCTTGACTATAATGATGGTTTGGTAATGCCTGCAGCAATAGATAAGTTTATTTATTTTTCAGTAGGTAAAAGAAGAGATTCAAAAGTAATTCTGAAAAGTATTGATATGGATTCGGTTTTTGAGACCGAAGATATCAATAGGTTTGAAATCAAAACGGATCATTCCTGGCAAAACCACCTTTTGGGAGTAATAAAGGAGTTTTCTTTAAATGGAATCCATTTTTCTTCCGGAATTAACGTATGCTTTGGTGGTAACATCCCAAATGGAGCAGGTCTTTCTTCATCGGCTGCTGTAGAAGCCGGAATAGGGACAGCTTTGAATATTTTGTTTGATTGTGGTTTTGATAAACTCAAACTTACTAAAATCGCCCAGCAAACAGAACATAAATATGTAGGTGTAAAATGTGGCATAATGGATATGTTTGCTTCAATTTTTTCTCAAAAAGATCAATTGATTCAATTAGATTGCCTGGATTTTACCCATAAATATGTAAGTGGAAAGTTTACTGATCATGAATTTATTTTGGTTAATAGTGGTGTAAAACATACTTTGGCCGATTCACAGTATAATATCCGCAGGAATCAATGCGAAACCGGCCTGGAAGAATTAAAAAAGAATTTTTCAGAAATTAAATCTTTCAGAGATGTAAAACTTCCTCAAATTGAGATTTTGAAAAAATTGGACGACCCCAAAGTATATGAAAGATGTGAATATGTACTGGAGGAAATTCAAAGGGTATTTGATGCGACAGAAGCACTTGAAAAAGGCGAAATGGAAAAACTGGGAATTTTGCTGAATGGGTCTCATCATGGATTATCAAAAAAATATGAAGTGAGTTGTGAAGAATTGGATTTCCTTCAAAATGAAGCATTGAAGATTAATGGAGTATTAGGTGCCAGAATGATGGGAGGTGGGTTTGGAGGTTGTACGCTTAATCTGGTAGAAAAAGATTCAGAAGAAAGCTTTAAATCGAAAATTTCGGTTTTATATGCAGAAAAATTTGGGATTGTACCTGAAATATATGTTGTAAATACCGGGCACGGTGTGGCTCAGGTTGAATAATGAAAAGAGAAGAAAACTTAAAAAGGTTAAAAAGTGAAGAATTTGACCTTTTGGTGGTAGGTGCCGGTGCAAGTGGTAGCGGTGTGGCCCTCGATGCAGCACTTCGAGGTTTAAAAGTTGCTCTTATTGACAAAGGGGACTTCTCCTGCCAAACCTCATCCCGCTCAACCAAACTCATACATGGCGGAGTAAGATACCTTGAGCAAGCCTTTACTAAATTGCAATTTAGTCAGTTGAAACAGGTAAAACATGGCTTACAGGAGAGGAAATACCTTTTGGCTAATGCCAGGCACCTTTCAAAACCTTTAGGAATTATCACTCCTGTTTTTAGTGCATTCGAAGCCCTTTATTACACCATAGGTTTAAAAATATATGGTTTGTTTGCTCAAAAAGACCATCTGCCAGCAGCCAGATGGCTTTCCAAAAAAGAAGCTAAACTCTTGTCGCCTGATTTGAGCGAAAAAATTCATAGTGCAGTAATGTATTTCGATGGCCAGCTTGACGATGCCCGCTTTGCCCTTGCACTTGTTCAGTCGGCTCAAAAAGTTGGTGCTGTTGTTTCGAATTATGTTTCCTGGCAGAGTTTTATTTTGGATCCTAATAAAAAAATTACCGGCATTTCTGTAAAAGATGAATTATCGGATGATTTTTTTGAAATAAAAAGTAAATTAATAATCAATTGTACCGGGCCTTATGCTGATGAATTGAGATTGGCGGCCAATCCAGAGGAAGAGCCAAGAATAATCCCTTCAAAAGGTGTCCATATGGTACTTTCAAGGGAGTTTTTTAAAGGTGATAAGGCAATGTTAATCCCAAAAACCAAAGATGGACGACTGATTTTTGTGATTCCGTTCAAAAAATCGGTAATGATTGGTACAACAGACACCCCTTACAAAACACTTGAAAAAGAACCAATTCTGGAAAAAAGTGAAGCTGAATTTCTTTTGGACACGCTAAAAAATTATGTAAAAAAGCTACCTGAAATAAAAGATATCAAAGCAGGATTCGGGGGAATCAGGCCATTACTTTCTGCAAAAACCAATCTGAAAAATAGCAACACGAAAAGTCTTTTAA
The sequence above is a segment of the Cytophagaceae bacterium genome. Coding sequences within it:
- the ccoN gene encoding cytochrome-c oxidase, cbb3-type subunit I; this encodes MRLLTKPLMSSDHSESSGPLEGFYYDNQIVKAFIIVTVIFGVVGMLVGLTAALQLFWPAANMELPFTTFGRIRPLHTNAIIFAFVGNGMFAGVYYSTQRLLKTPMLSPILSWIHFWGWQIVILSAAITLPLGITTSKEYAELEWPIDIAITLVWVVFAINFIGALLKRRERHLYVAIWFYISTIVTIALLHIFNSLELPVTLFKSYSVYAGVQDALVQWWYGHNAVAFFLTTPILGLMYYYLPKAANRPVFSYKLSIVHFWSLIFLYIWAGPHHLLYTSLPDWAQSLGTVFSVMLIAPSWGGMLNGLLTLRGAWDRVRENPVLKFFVVAVTAYGMSTFEGPMLSLKNVNAISHYTDWTIAHVHIGGLGWNGFITFGMFYYLVPKMWKTSLFSVKLANIHFWLGTLGIIFYALPLYWGGFTQSLMWKEFTPDGFLAYPNFLETVTQIIPMYMSRAFGGTLYLVGTLIMIYNLIKTAASGEFMAYEYDEAPALAKNVNIGGTFHSMLERKPILFTVLAFIAVFIGGAVEFLPTWLVKSNIPTIASVKPYSPLELQGRDIYIREGCNNCHSQMIRPFRSETERYGEYSKSGEFVYDHPFLWGSRRTGPDLHRIGGKYPDSWHYNHMMDPTSMSPGSIMPSYPWLFEDDFNTVDMPKKISVMRTLGVPYEEGYEDTAIADMDVQAEGISKGLADGNIKVDKNKEIVALIAYLQRLGTDIKNEPTAMK
- the galK gene encoding galactokinase → MNSINSTSEYFRFLDESFLEYFGQSPDLKIQAPGRINIIGEHLDYNDGLVMPAAIDKFIYFSVGKRRDSKVILKSIDMDSVFETEDINRFEIKTDHSWQNHLLGVIKEFSLNGIHFSSGINVCFGGNIPNGAGLSSSAAVEAGIGTALNILFDCGFDKLKLTKIAQQTEHKYVGVKCGIMDMFASIFSQKDQLIQLDCLDFTHKYVSGKFTDHEFILVNSGVKHTLADSQYNIRRNQCETGLEELKKNFSEIKSFRDVKLPQIEILKKLDDPKVYERCEYVLEEIQRVFDATEALEKGEMEKLGILLNGSHHGLSKKYEVSCEELDFLQNEALKINGVLGARMMGGGFGGCTLNLVEKDSEESFKSKISVLYAEKFGIVPEIYVVNTGHGVAQVE
- a CDS encoding FAD-dependent oxidoreductase, which codes for MKREENLKRLKSEEFDLLVVGAGASGSGVALDAALRGLKVALIDKGDFSCQTSSRSTKLIHGGVRYLEQAFTKLQFSQLKQVKHGLQERKYLLANARHLSKPLGIITPVFSAFEALYYTIGLKIYGLFAQKDHLPAARWLSKKEAKLLSPDLSEKIHSAVMYFDGQLDDARFALALVQSAQKVGAVVSNYVSWQSFILDPNKKITGISVKDELSDDFFEIKSKLIINCTGPYADELRLAANPEEEPRIIPSKGVHMVLSREFFKGDKAMLIPKTKDGRLIFVIPFKKSVMIGTTDTPYKTLEKEPILEKSEAEFLLDTLKNYVKKLPEIKDIKAGFGGIRPLLSAKTNLKNSNTKSLLRDHEVEFDEKSGLLSLLGGKWTTYRLMAQDATDKVCEILGIETKCKTQEYPLVGSENYEKQPKPVDVESDIFKHLQKTYGDKTMEVLSIARKEPSLMERIHPQKPAIKAEVIYSVRYEMLVKPRDFFTQRLRWEILDWKITSDSVETVIKLMETELGWSKNKSQEETLEYQNLLQTYIDQLA